The window TCAACCTTTAAAGAAAATGTGTTCCAAGGTCAATAACAACTATATCATTGTAAGTCACTCATACTAATTAAATTGAAGAATGCACATCCAAGGAAATAGTTACGGATTACCCAAGCAATGTGAAACCTAGCAAGGCTGTCACCACTGTAGCTTGGATAtacccaagaaccagcacctatcccATCTGCAAGGCCTACTTTTTGTATCCCTTTAATCTGTATCCATGATGCACTTAGGTCCTTACTATTATTCTTCACCTTAGGTTCATAGATATTTATTTTAGCTCGCGTTCCGTATAGCACATCTAGATACTCAAATCCTGCAACCTGCAAGCCCAAATAATATATTGGTTTGTTCATAATGAAAATACAAATGCTTATTAAACATAAGAAAGTTTGACATTGCATCATAACAAAAATTTGATGAACACCACTTAATGGTGCCACTAAGGCAAATGTTGACCAAACACTTTGACAAACTTTCATCCACTCTAATGGCAACACAAATATCAAATGTAAAAACTAAATTGGTTTATACTTTTCAAAATCAGTTCTTTCCATTTACTTATTGGACTACCTTGGACCATCTATTTCATTCAAAGTATGAATTTAATGTGATAAAATCCTAGAATACAGTTAGATAATTATTGGTGTCACATGTGGATTGAAAGGAAATAAAACTGTTGTGTATTCAAGAACTCCAAGTAAAAGTCAATATCAATATAATCTACCATGATAAACGAATCACTCCAAAATTATATTGAAACTCACCTCCTGTTGTTCATTCTTGCTAATCACTTTGTTAATAGCTTGTACTAGCTTGTGGATCCTTCTGTTCTTGTGCAATATTGGAATCATTCCTGTAGGGCactcaatcaaagacaattgggctGGTGGCCTGGCATGAATCGACGGGGATTTGGTTGAAACACTCTGTGGGAAAGAGCTTGGTTCCATCTATTTAATTGGAAAATTTTAATCAACATATAATTTAAGAAAATCTTGATCAAAATTGTGCGTGTGCGTGTTTGTGTTATAATGCATAATTAAATATATCCCCACAATTAGTGTAATTCACATTTTTGATTATTTGGTGATcatatcaaaatgttgcatattccTGTTCTAAATTATAAAGAGAACATGAAGAACAATTTAACAACGCTAGATGTGCGGCAAAATCTTGTTTATGAAGTATTACTATAAACACCAAAATTCCAAAATATTGCTACCATGATTACATATACTACCTAGCTACATGCCACTAATTATTTCAAATAACTTACAATTCCTTTAAGGATTGAAATAAGAACATATACAATTGACTTAGACACTATATGAATTTTATAATCTGTTGATTATAAAAAAACTTGCCTGGATTTTATGGCGTTTCAGTAGTGGATGGCTAAAGGCTGGTTGTAGGTTCACGTCGATGCAGTCATATACATCTCCTCTATCAACCTATTATTGTATCTCCTCAACTCAATAAACTCAAAATTGATGATAGTTATACAAACTAAGATGAATTCATACATACCACAATAGTATTATTGACTTTTTGATTCAAAGGGACCCCGCTAGTATTCTCGTCTCGTCTTATACACTTAACTTCTTTTCCTCCGAGGGCTAGAATAAGGCATGCTAATAGAATGGTGACACTAACATATGTATTTTCTTTCATGGTGGAAATATGAAATGTTTGTTTTGTTAATGTGTCTACCATCATATTTATAAGGTTCCAAACTATCTTGAAATGAATGGTTGTTATTTAAGAACAACAATAACTTGCATTGATGGGTTACAAATATAATATATAAAAAGCATGGTATTAATTGCATAATATACACTAATCGTACTACTTCTTGGTTTTTTATTAACAAAATCTTGAAGTACTAATGCCAAAAAATATTCGACTTATGTATTAAATGGAAAGATCTTCACAATTATTGTCCTATATTTATAATGTTAGCCCTAGGTGAAATGTCATATATATTGTAGATAAGATAAGATAGTTGTACAACCTTTTGGTTTCTTATTATTGAAATCTTGGAGTAGTGCCCAAAAAAATATTCGAGTTATGTAATAAAAAAGTCATCAGTTAATGTCCTATATGGATAATGTTCACTAGAGTAGAATGCTCTCCACATAGTGTGCATGTACAAGATGCATCACTCTCTCCTTGCACCATGTCTGCTATGTCAATGTGAATGTGAAAATATTGAGTCTTGAGACCCCATATGAGTTAAAGGTAGGGTTCCTATTCTATGAAGCTCTATCTACCATTGATAAAACTTTCTATGAAATCGTTACTTACCTAAACTGTCTAATTAAGATGGTTGCAAGTGTGGTAGATAAAGTAGTAAAGAAATTAAAAATAAAAGTTAGTCTTTGAAAAGTAAAGTTGTAACTGAAGTAAAACATGGcttgtgtgtgtgtttgtttgtgGAGGAGGTTTGTGGTGTTGTAGTGGTTCCAATGGGAGAAAGTGTTGTAGGCTATTAACAGTGTAGTAATAAAGTGATTGTGAAAGTGTGTCCAATCCCCAAGGTGGATTCCGATACTTCAAGCCAACATATCTTGAAGAACTATGCTATAAGTTTATTCCAGACAAAGTTCTTCACTGGAACAACAATCGAATGGAAGGTGACCCTAAAAGGCTTTAAGACAAGTGTTGGCCAAGTCATGtgattgttcattttcaatttagtgatccaagatcacattgagtctttaggagtgCCGATACTATAAAAAGGGGAAGAGGATGTGAAAACGAGCTATTTGCTTTAGGTGCTCAAAGATCAAACTACTCAAACCACCCCAAGAAATTCCACTATAACTACCTATTAATTTTCACCTTGGTGCCGTTGAATTACTTCCATCAAGATCCACTAAGACACTCATACAGATGTTTGTTCCAAACCCTACTTCATTCGAAGCCTCCAACATCCCACTCAGATTTACTAAAGCAATGTGGTAATTAAAATTTCTGTGATGATGTCCAAAATTCCAAGCAAAATTTGTCAGAACTTTCAAAGAGACTATAGAGAGTGCGTCATGTGCCAAGGTACTCACCTCGGAGCCATCGACCGAAATCTTTCGAGCAAGCCAATTGAATCCAAAGTTGTCACTTTTGTTCAACTTGGACCCACCGAACCATTCATGTTAGAGTCTTCTTGATGTGCATAAAGTGTGTCATAGACATATTTCTAGTCCAACTTATTTATACGCCCATGTATCCCACCGGTTCATTTCGAAGAAAAATCCACTCCTACCATtttctttgagagagaaatcctcccacttgtGTTGATTTGAATGAACAATCCACTCCAACCATCCATCAATCCTATGATATCTCACTagtaggaaaaaccttatacagaTATCTAATTTGTGGAGCCATCACAATACAAGACACTACTGGTATTTTGGAAAAATATTAGTGATGTGTGAAACTACATTGATGCTATTGACATTAAGAAACTTGTGGCCTGCAAAACACAACTAATGAATGGGCCTAAACATATGGAGTCGCATAGTCATTCTAGTGGCATATAAACTTTTCTACACTAGTTGTTCACTTACTAGTTGACACAGTGTCCAGGACTAGGGAGTGCTAACCACGTCGGCCCCTTCATAGTGAGTCAGGCCGAGGACCCCTGGATCATCAAAAAAATGGGCCAAGACTGCCATGCTGATgactactacacaacttattcttgtagactcgtgttgggcctccaagcacagagttctgtaggacagtagcaattttctctcaagtggatgacctaaggtttatcaatccatgggaggcataggatgaagatggtctctctcaaacaaccctgcaaacaaatacaggaaatctcttgtgtccccaacacatccaaaatAATTTGAGAATTATAATATtcgattcattcaacaatttaatcaaaggatataagtgaagctataacatcccaaattttcaatttggcatgttatatattagatcatcattgaatttcatattttattgcatttcttggttgatcctagaaattctaagcaactcaaggacccacagagagagttggggattttggcattttcatattttagttttctcaaatttttaaaagaggatcattttggttttaattatttttctcttcaaaaatatttcatattaaaaatatatgagaggagataatatgacttctccaaaataaatgaaatattcggggaaaatattaaaatcaaataaatagttttatttggatttttgttgcaattttatttgaagtagaaaaaaatatatatgcatttttcaaaattgcattttaggccaagaaaatgttcatccggttctaaatattctatttagacggtgaaattttgttctggtatttttagatttttattttattttctaggattttttcagCGAAATCTATTTAAAAAAAGTTTGCTTTGGACCGACCGGGCCGAAAGCCCAGTCGGCCCAGCCGCTCACCCCAACCCTGAGCCTGTCTCCCGGCCGCGCACACCGCTGCCGCCTCAGACTCCCACCgtagccttgccccctccccccaaGCCGCCCTCCTCCTCGCCCTTAGAAGCCGCCGTCCCGCCCCCACATTGCCACCTCGAGCCGCCGcaacaagcagcagcagcagtgcccgccaccgccgccgcctgccgtgTCGCGCTGTACCCTGCCGCCCGCCGCCTACCGCTGTACCCCGCGCAGCCCTGCCGCCCCGCCGGAATCCGCTGCAAtgccgccgaagccgccgccgccgtctgccgGATCACGCCCGTCGTTTTTTTGATTTTTAGGTAAAAACCCCAGGGTTTTATCAaaaaaaccctagatctagtttttttagttttggttcggtttttccggtttagttatttagcggacgttcatcattatgttcgttttaacgaacggtgttcatccgttagccgcagatagcgaacgtttgttcgttagcctgttcgtcggttttctttttccagggttttttggtggttattttcgatcgcgatttcagcctagatctttgttttagtttatcttttcactcgtttgtcggaatcaggcgattcaaacccCTAGATCTTtgtttcgaagccctctttctgtttaaccaatttgaacaagattttggtactgtaaaatttgactttagtccagattagtaaacgaatcttgtttctttcgcagtttgagtttcattacttcgtttgatttgtttctttttgcaaagcggagttcttaagttgaactttttggttagatcttcttttatttgagttttacccgtgcttctagttgagtgcttatgtatgttgttgtttgtttgcgacagagtacccggagtgcgaagcgtgctactacgagtctctaggttttgcagatcatcagcaagggaagtaacactttgatcatacctctttactacccatttgtattgcattagatcaatcctcaaacattgcatggttaggatctgtttaatatgtgggctttgggaagtagatgatgaggtagaacctattgtcctgtttgtTATTAAAACTTTGGGAGTTacatctatgttatgcttataattgctatgctatgcttgtagacgtggattgggtgagtgtatccatgacagatgtgagtgttgctaataaatggttaacttaaggtggctacttaaatacacatctgggtggattgtttgtgggcacctggagaatccagtgttgtcctacccggggttccgtgtgatcatcctaaggtccgccacccaggctcaaagggatcataacatcattcatgctagaaacttccgtgtgcagccacaagctattatgggctctagcatagttgattaagtagcaagacctctttcagtggtgggctagcagatgtagcggaaagtaggtgtaactgtccatccagagtaaagaaatatttttctgaaagactgtgtctcagtcatccgtttctcaaacaccatgtcgtgCGAGaagtccaacggaggagatcgagtcttgtggggaaaagtgcgcaaacctctgcagagtgtacacattaatcatggttagccgtgtccctggttatggacatcttgagtatctggttcttggattatcatgttgatctcatcactctaaagtaaataattttgattgggtttaatgatgatgcttaattgggattgagttggagaatccttctcaatgtttaacaaccaccatgattgtTAAACTAAATTtactcctttgttgtagggaaaaattggctttatgcaaaacaggaaccatagagctttccaccagccatattgcatgtagtggtagcatttattctcttcattactctatgtgttacattgccaacatatttcatgtgctggcccgtttcgggctgcaacatttcatgttgcagacttttcagatgatgagtaaggtgccataaGTCATtctctttcactcagctatgccgttggagttgatggactcacttgatcttccaagccttccgctgttatcgtatttagatggccttaagccatattattgtaataagttctcttttgagacattcaatgtaataagtgtgtgattgctactctgttataaattctcgagtactgtgcgtgtcagcattaccgatccagggatgacactgatgcatagagatcagactgtttgaggtctggtcgctacaagatggtattagagcacacgctgactataggacacgaccactaagctaagacCATAGTACACTCTTCTCTACTAatttctgacttctctcccttttctactctataggatggcggatgcaaggaacaagttcactcaaccaaatgaagatacaccttttggacgacacttgaaggaagtcactaggtacctgaacatatgAATACCAAGCTtcgccgggacctacatcgccactttaccagaagaggagcgttggatgattcaagttcaagttccagaaaggacgttcatgccagacactgagcccatagagttttcctttgatgcaccaacctggagtctaggaaagagcatggcagctcacatcaccatgggacacattggtgaagtttaccacaaggatctcaaggataccatctaccagatttgtgggcaccaagatgagcaatgggagatgatcagcaccaggagggatagatccatcacaactttcatccaggagttaaaccagcacattcgtcgctaggagaaccagatgtgtgcatgcatgatagatctgaagaaggcgatgatcaAGATCAcgaagctagaagaggaactcaagtctacatgtgacggatatgaggaggaaatgacgatactagtggagaagaatgacgacctgacgaggaagctaggagtgttcatgggagaccccgcgccaggaggagatgacgacgaatcgaaggactacatcatcatcgacaacatcgactcagaccccgacgatagcgatgatgactatgttgatgaagctggagcggatatcatggagtcttctacagATTAAaactt is drawn from Triticum dicoccoides isolate Atlit2015 ecotype Zavitan chromosome 6B, WEW_v2.0, whole genome shotgun sequence and contains these coding sequences:
- the LOC119321447 gene encoding uncharacterized protein LOC119321447 is translated as MKENTYVSVTILLACLILALGGKEVKCIRRDENTSGVPLNQKVNNTIVVDRGDVYDCIDVNLQPAFSHPLLKRHKIQMEPSSFPQSVSTKSPSIHARPPAQLSLIECPTGMIPILHKNRRIHKLVQAINKVISKNEQQEVAGFEYLDVLYGTRAKINIYEPKVKNNSKDLSASWIQIKGIQKVGLADGIGAGSWVYPSYSGDSLARFHIAWVDGLKNRICPDHDCGAFVQVSSSVGLGGRLKPVSIYGGPQYIIDVAIFKDPVTKHWWVSYGEKNIHIGYWPKEIFHFMRDQFNYALWGGYVQGPTASSDSPQMGSGHFASEERGKAAVVRNILVVDNENKYANLDARKARLVITSSSKYTAKAYGYGYNDYGVHTYYGGPGAFV